From a single Prionailurus bengalensis isolate Pbe53 chromosome A1, Fcat_Pben_1.1_paternal_pri, whole genome shotgun sequence genomic region:
- the LRRC14B gene encoding leucine-rich repeat-containing protein 14B, translated as MRSLRFISAEALVSHPQVAKQSLDGVAHNLYPLLFKASYLLEQAEVIRTLLERWPLEEFWLSALLGPRSEPPEDLRDRACRACLEACVQGLADHVLRAGGPRRLRVADLTGIRDVQVQQCPCGRALGRWGRTELLARTCCRLQAEPLVAQRPIQVLADLFVTEGNFKVVVQALGPSGPAPLRVHCLSFRADSLGPSQLLHVLRLAGPGELRRLEVVHNVRLHAGHVQQLLAQVGFPQLASLTLPAKAFDAPPTSTPTPDGEDPLLTSIAWELSQMTQLTELSVAFSTLTGKIRKLLGPLRTPLRVLDLANCSLNHADMAFLADCAHSMCLEVLDLSGHSLFSLFPSTFFRLLGRAAQTLRILTLEECSIEDSHMSMLILALSPCHELCELRFLGNPLSARALRRLFTALCELPKLRCVEFPVPKDCYPEGTAYPQDELAMSKFDQQKYNVIAEDLRAVLLRAGRGDIQVCTPLFGSFDPDIQETSNELGAFLLQAFKTALENFSRALEQM; from the exons ATGAGGTCGCTACGCTTCATTTCTGCTGAGGCCCTGGTGTCTCACCCCCAGGTGGCCAAGCAGAGCCTGGATGGTGTGGCCCACAATCTCTACCCACTCCTGTTCAAAGCCAGCTACTTGCTGGAGCAGGCAGAGGTGATCCGCACCCTGCTGGAGCGCTGGCCGCTGGAGGAGTTCTGGCTGAGTGCGCTGCTCGGGCCGCGCTCGGAACCCCCGGAGGACTTGCGGGACCGCGCCTGCCGGGCCTGCCTGGAGGCCTGTGTGCAGGGCCTCGCGGACCACGTGCTCCGGGCCGGGGGCCCGAGGCGGCTGCGGGTGGCAGACCTCACAGGCATCCGAGACGTGCAGGTGCAGCAGTGCCCCTGTGGCAGGGCGCTGGGCAGGTGGGGCCGCACGGAGCTGCTGGCCAGGACCTGCTGCCGGCTGCAGGCAGAGCCCCTAGTGGCCCAGCGCCCCATCCAGGTCCTTGCTGACCTCTTTGTCACAGAGGGCAACTTCAAGGTGGTGGTGCAGGCCCTGGGGCCATCAGGCCCTGCCCCACTGCGTGTGCACTGCCTTTCTTTCCGCGCTGACAGCCTGGGCCCCAGCCAGCTGCTGCACGTGCTGCGTCTGGCCGGGCCGGGTGAGCTGCGCAGGCTCGAGGTGGTGCACAACGTGCGGCTGCATGCGGGACACGTGCAGCAGCTGCTGGCCCAGGTGGGCTTCCCCCAGCTGGCCTCGCTCACCCTGCCTGCCAAGGCCTTCGACGCGCCCCCCACCAGCACCCCAACCCCCGACGGCGAGgaccccctcctcacctccatcGCCTGGGAGCTCAGCCAGATGACCCAGCTCACAGAGCTGAGCGTGGCCTTCTCCACCCTGACAGGGAAGATTCGGAAACTGCTTGG CCCCCTGAGGACACCGCTGAGGGTCCTGGACCTGGCCAACTGCTCCCTGAACCACGCGGACATGGCCTTCTTGGCAGACTGTGCCCACAGCATGTGTCTGGAGGTGCTGGACCTCAGTGGGCACAGCCTGTTCAGCCTGTTCCCCTCAACCTTCTTCAGGCTGCTGGGCCGGGCTGCCCAGACACTGAGGATTCTCACCCTGGAGGAGTGCAGCATCGAAGACAGCCACATGAGCATGCTGATATTGGCCCTGAGCCCTTGCCACGAGCTCTGTGAGCTTCGCTTCCTGGGGAACCCACTGTCGGCCCGGGCCCTGAGGCGCCTCTTCACAGCTCTCTGTGAGCTGCCCAAGCTTCGGTGCGTAGAGTTCCCAGTGCCCAAGGACTGCTACCCTGAGGGCACCGCCTACCCCCAGGATGAGCTGGCCATGTCCAAATTTGACCAGCAGAAATACAATGTGATTGCTGAGGACCTCCGGGCTGTGCTGCTTAGGGCTGGCCGGGGGGACATCCAAGTCTGCACGCCCCTCTTTGGAAGTTTTGACCCAGATATCCAAGAAACAAGCAATGAACTTGGAGCTTTCTTGTTGCAAGCTTTCAAAACTGCTCTAGAAAACTTTTCTAGAGCGTTGGAACAAATGTAG